A single region of the Rathayibacter rathayi genome encodes:
- a CDS encoding GH32 C-terminal domain-containing protein: MNDPNGLVYYQGVYHLYYQYNPSGTRWGNMSWGHATSTDLLHWTEQPLAIPGDAASDIFSGSIVVDKDNTSGFGTAENPPLVAMYTAAYKTGEQVQALAYSTDAGQTWTKYDGNPVLDRESNDFRDPHMFWYDGGTPESSYWVVAIVEAVEHRVLLYKSIDLKSWTFLSDFGPANATGGIWECPDLFPLAVDGDPSTIAWVMVVNLNPGAVGGGSGGQYFVGDFDGTTFTSESTVGSNALPEGRTLAGFDDGTFDGWTESNEPGNGKNGPFGSAPATGSIDGQQTVSGFAGSGLINGFNDGDWPLGSISSPDFIIDRRHLNFLVGGGNHPHVRGAQIANAPPAGSELLFDGFEHPDQQGMADNGWTMTGDFAGGTNPSTSGGDFFLGRKRVNTYDGGPKGDDNIGTMTSPEFVIDKSHLSMLVGGGLREADSEQTLEVQLVVDGEVVDTTAGADDGALNWKSWDVSAYQGMMATLVVWDSATGGWGHLTLDHVVLADTPAQVRSAETSVNLVVDGAIVRTATGNDSETLDWASWDVAEFAGRSAHVEVIDNNRVGWGHILADQFMLADQRAPSRLAGYDWLDWGRDYYAGVTFDNAPDGKRIMIAWMNNWQYGEEIPTGTWRGAMALPRELALHSIDGAPKLVQKVVDQTAGLERPNQAFTRGVTGIADGETALPAAAEGSVYRLDATFSAGDAESFGLSVRNSADGSQGTPITYDVAAGELRVDRTRSGDVGFDSDFPSVETAPVALVDGELHLELYVDHASVETFAQGGVATITDQVFPDPSSVGVSLLSSGGTARLESLTVTPLAPSMFTDPAAVATLTPSGQAQTVETGAAITGLGVTATNAAGAPFSGADIEYTLEGPARFADGGTTASATTGADGSAPLPAATAGPGTGAVVITAASGGVNRLLPAVTVVAPATRVDVDVAITSTERGGSVVLTATATNRGTTPVRLSIPTPFGELKVTSLAAGRTTTISVDTHLSRVSAGSFLVTATAPDGTRETFRVAYRGSVK, encoded by the coding sequence ATGAACGATCCCAATGGGCTCGTCTACTACCAAGGCGTCTACCACCTCTACTACCAGTACAACCCCTCGGGGACGAGGTGGGGCAACATGAGCTGGGGACACGCCACCAGCACCGATCTGCTGCACTGGACGGAGCAGCCCCTCGCGATCCCGGGGGACGCCGCCTCGGACATCTTCTCCGGCTCCATCGTGGTCGATAAGGACAACACCTCCGGATTCGGCACCGCCGAGAATCCGCCCCTGGTCGCGATGTACACCGCCGCGTACAAGACGGGGGAGCAGGTGCAGGCGCTCGCGTACAGCACCGACGCCGGGCAGACCTGGACGAAGTACGACGGCAACCCAGTCCTCGATCGGGAGTCGAACGACTTCCGCGACCCGCACATGTTCTGGTACGACGGCGGTACTCCGGAGTCGTCCTACTGGGTCGTGGCGATCGTCGAGGCGGTGGAGCACCGCGTTCTCCTCTACAAGTCCATCGACCTCAAGAGCTGGACGTTTCTCAGCGACTTCGGCCCGGCGAACGCAACCGGAGGTATCTGGGAGTGCCCCGACCTGTTCCCGCTCGCAGTCGACGGTGACCCCTCGACCATCGCGTGGGTCATGGTCGTCAACCTCAACCCGGGCGCGGTCGGCGGAGGCTCCGGCGGGCAGTACTTCGTCGGCGACTTCGACGGCACTACCTTCACCTCCGAGTCGACCGTCGGCTCCAACGCCCTCCCCGAGGGGAGGACCCTCGCCGGCTTCGACGACGGCACCTTCGACGGCTGGACAGAAAGCAACGAGCCGGGCAATGGGAAGAACGGACCGTTCGGCTCTGCTCCCGCTACCGGCTCGATCGACGGCCAGCAGACGGTCAGCGGCTTCGCCGGTTCCGGCCTGATCAACGGCTTCAACGACGGCGACTGGCCACTCGGCTCGATCAGCTCGCCCGACTTCATAATCGACCGCCGCCACCTGAACTTCCTGGTCGGCGGTGGGAACCACCCGCACGTCCGCGGTGCGCAGATCGCGAATGCTCCACCCGCAGGCAGCGAATTGCTCTTCGACGGCTTCGAGCACCCCGACCAGCAGGGCATGGCCGACAACGGCTGGACCATGACCGGGGACTTCGCCGGTGGCACGAACCCCTCGACCAGCGGCGGCGATTTCTTCCTCGGGCGCAAGCGCGTCAACACCTACGACGGCGGGCCGAAGGGCGATGACAACATCGGCACGATGACCTCGCCCGAGTTCGTGATCGACAAGAGCCACCTCAGCATGCTGGTGGGCGGCGGCTTGAGAGAGGCGGACTCCGAGCAGACCCTCGAGGTGCAGCTCGTGGTCGATGGCGAGGTCGTCGACACCACCGCGGGCGCGGACGACGGCGCTCTCAACTGGAAGAGTTGGGACGTCTCGGCCTACCAGGGCATGATGGCGACCCTCGTCGTCTGGGACAGCGCGACCGGCGGATGGGGGCACCTGACGCTCGATCACGTCGTCCTCGCCGACACCCCGGCGCAGGTGCGCTCCGCTGAGACCAGCGTCAACCTGGTTGTCGACGGCGCGATCGTCCGCACCGCGACAGGCAACGACAGCGAGACCCTGGACTGGGCCTCGTGGGACGTCGCGGAGTTCGCCGGCCGCAGCGCGCACGTCGAGGTGATCGACAACAACCGCGTGGGCTGGGGCCACATCCTCGCCGACCAGTTCATGCTCGCGGACCAGCGCGCGCCGAGCCGGCTCGCCGGGTACGACTGGCTCGACTGGGGCCGCGACTACTACGCCGGAGTGACCTTCGACAACGCACCCGACGGAAAGCGGATCATGATCGCGTGGATGAACAACTGGCAGTACGGCGAGGAGATCCCGACCGGTACCTGGCGCGGAGCGATGGCTCTGCCGCGCGAACTCGCGCTACACAGCATCGACGGAGCCCCGAAGCTCGTCCAGAAGGTCGTCGACCAGACCGCCGGTCTCGAACGCCCCAACCAGGCCTTCACGCGCGGAGTGACCGGCATCGCCGACGGCGAGACCGCGCTCCCCGCGGCCGCCGAGGGCAGCGTCTACCGGCTCGACGCGACCTTCAGCGCCGGTGACGCCGAGTCCTTCGGCCTCTCCGTCCGCAACTCCGCCGACGGGAGCCAGGGCACGCCGATCACCTACGACGTCGCGGCCGGTGAGCTGAGAGTCGACCGCACCCGCTCGGGCGACGTCGGCTTCGACTCCGACTTTCCCTCGGTCGAGACCGCACCAGTGGCGCTCGTGGACGGGGAGCTGCACCTCGAGCTCTATGTCGACCACGCCTCGGTCGAGACGTTCGCGCAGGGCGGTGTCGCGACGATCACCGATCAGGTTTTCCCCGACCCGAGCAGCGTTGGGGTCTCGCTCCTCTCCTCCGGAGGCACGGCGCGTCTGGAGAGCCTGACGGTCACTCCACTCGCCCCCTCGATGTTCACCGACCCGGCCGCGGTCGCGACACTCACCCCCTCGGGTCAGGCGCAGACCGTCGAGACCGGAGCCGCGATCACGGGCCTCGGAGTGACCGCGACGAACGCAGCGGGCGCGCCCTTCTCAGGAGCCGACATCGAGTACACCCTCGAGGGTCCGGCCCGCTTCGCCGACGGCGGTACCACGGCCTCCGCGACGACCGGAGCCGACGGCTCGGCGCCGCTTCCCGCCGCGACCGCCGGCCCCGGCACCGGCGCGGTCGTGATCACCGCGGCCTCGGGAGGCGTCAACCGGCTCCTCCCCGCCGTCACGGTCGTCGCTCCGGCCACCCGGGTCGACGTTGACGTGGCGATCACCAGCACGGAGCGAGGCGGCTCGGTCGTGCTGACCGCTACCGCGACGAACCGAGGGACCACGCCGGTCCGTCTCAGCATCCCGACGCCGTTCGGCGAGCTGAAGGTCACCTCGCTGGCGGCCGGCCGGACGACGACGATCTCCGTCGACACACACCTCTCGCGGGTGTCTGCCGGGTCCTTCCTCGTGACGGCGACCGCGCCCGACGGGACCCGGGAGACCTTCCGGGTGGCGTACCGCGGCTCCGTGAAGTAG
- a CDS encoding ribonuclease H family protein: MSIIAAADGSALGNPGPAGWAWYVDDERWAAGGWAHGTNNIGELTAVLELLRATAQEEEPLHILCDSQYAIKACTEWLPGWKRKGWRKADGKPVMNVEIIQALDEELQGRPVTFEWVKGHANHRMNEAADVRARNAATAYQRRQPVDAGPGWPTAAAPDSPIAPVVEDSTTLF, encoded by the coding sequence GTGAGCATCATCGCCGCCGCAGACGGGTCCGCACTGGGCAACCCCGGCCCCGCCGGCTGGGCCTGGTATGTGGACGACGAGCGCTGGGCGGCGGGCGGCTGGGCGCACGGCACGAACAACATCGGCGAACTCACCGCGGTGCTCGAGCTGCTGCGGGCGACCGCGCAGGAGGAGGAGCCGCTGCACATCCTCTGCGACAGCCAGTACGCGATCAAAGCCTGCACCGAGTGGCTGCCGGGCTGGAAGCGGAAGGGCTGGCGCAAGGCCGACGGCAAGCCGGTGATGAACGTCGAGATCATCCAGGCGCTCGACGAGGAGCTGCAGGGCCGTCCCGTCACCTTCGAGTGGGTAAAGGGGCACGCGAACCACCGGATGAACGAGGCCGCCGACGTGCGCGCGCGAAACGCCGCGACCGCCTATCAGCGCCGACAGCCCGTCGACGCGGGGCCCGGCTGGCCGACCGCAGCGGCGCCCGACTCCCCCATCGCTCCTGTCGTCGAGGACTCCACGACGCTCTTCTAG